A portion of the Paenibacillus hamazuiensis genome contains these proteins:
- the dat gene encoding D-amino-acid transaminase yields the protein MYFFENRFMPKNEVAVSPDDRGYYFGDGIYEVFRVYNGRLFEAEAHFERLVRSAEGIRIELPFSKEEIHSILNKLIDMNHISEGTVYMQVTRGAAPRVHPFPAGAKPVLMAYCNEVKRPLQTMRQGIAAVTMEDIRWLRCDLKTLNLLGNVLAKQHALDQGADDVILHRSGTVTECSASNFFIVREGKLLTHPANHLILHGITRMVTLRLAHEFGIPVLEEPFAVQDLRLADEAFITGTTAEITPVVRIDGKPVKDGVPGPITKRLQDAFEQAIQWSEADDRKTYIKSAID from the coding sequence TTGTACTTTTTCGAAAATCGGTTTATGCCAAAAAATGAGGTTGCCGTTTCACCCGACGATCGGGGTTATTATTTCGGGGACGGCATATATGAGGTGTTCCGCGTTTATAACGGCAGGTTGTTCGAAGCGGAGGCTCATTTCGAACGGCTCGTTCGCAGCGCGGAAGGCATTCGCATCGAGCTGCCTTTTTCCAAAGAGGAGATACATAGCATTTTAAACAAGCTGATTGACATGAATCATATCTCCGAAGGCACGGTTTACATGCAGGTTACGAGAGGGGCGGCACCGCGCGTGCATCCGTTTCCGGCCGGCGCGAAGCCGGTTCTTATGGCTTACTGCAATGAGGTGAAGCGGCCTCTGCAAACGATGCGTCAGGGCATAGCCGCCGTGACGATGGAAGACATTCGCTGGCTGCGCTGCGATCTGAAGACGCTCAATCTGCTCGGCAACGTGCTCGCCAAGCAGCATGCGCTCGATCAAGGAGCGGACGATGTCATTCTTCACCGCAGCGGAACGGTCACCGAATGCAGCGCATCCAACTTTTTCATCGTGAGGGAAGGCAAGCTGCTCACTCACCCTGCCAACCATCTGATTTTGCACGGCATTACTCGGATGGTAACGCTCCGTCTGGCTCATGAGTTCGGCATTCCGGTGCTCGAAGAACCGTTCGCCGTTCAGGACCTGCGTCTTGCCGACGAGGCATTTATTACCGGAACAACGGCGGAAATTACCCCAGTGGTGCGAATCGACGGCAAGCCGGTCAAAGACGGCGTCCCCGGCCCGATTACGAAGCGGCTTCAGGATGCTTTTGAACAGGCAATTCAGTGGTCGGAAGCGGATGACAGAAAGACGTACATAAAGTCCGCAATAGATTGA